The Corallococcus soli DNA window CGTTGTGCCTGCGTCCGTTTCGCTGCCTGCGTCGGTCGTGGTGCCCGCGTCCGTTTCGCTGCCTGCGTCGGTCGTGGTGCCCGCGTCCGTTTCGCTACCTGCGTCGGTCGTGGTGCCCGCATCCGTCTCGCTGCCTGCGTCGGTCGTGGTGCCAGCATCCGCCTCGCTACCAGCATCGGTCGTGGTGCCCGCGTCCGTTTCGCTACCAGCGTCGGACTCGGTGCCCGCATCGGACCCGGTGCCCGCATCAATGCGTGCGGGCGGTGTTGGAGGGCCGTTATCGGAACCACAGCCAGAGAGTACGGGCGCGGTCACGAGGGAGAAAAACAACAAGGAGAGAATCGAGCGTCTCAGTTTCATTCTGGGGATTGTCACGGGTTCCCTGCGGAGATGCGAGCGGAACCGGCCCGCTGCGTCATGGTCGAGGCTCGTTCACATGGCGACACCATCCCCGAGTCACACGTCGAGTGGCTCAAGCAGCGGAGATGACAGGGATTTCCCAGGGAAGCCCATGTTTCCCCAGCGAGGGTCCTGCATCCGCGCACCTGTCGAAGCCTTCCGGGGCGAAGTGCTCAGCCGGACCCGTGTTCCACGCACCAGCAGGCTGCCAGCCTCATGCTCCTACCGGCCCTGCCTGCCATTTGTTACAGCCAGTGAAGTGCCCGGCTGAAACCCCAACCAGCAATGGACTGCCGACGAAGTGGCGCTCTATCAGTTTCAGAGAATCCTGAGTGACTCCGGGAGCCTTGATGGCATCGCTGGCCGCTTGGAGGTGTCCGCCCAGGCCGGGTGCATCCCCCGCCAGACGCGGACCCTCAAGGTCGGTTACAGAGCTGAGCGGTTTCGGCCTGCTGATGGAGGCCCGTGACCCATCGCGAGTCGCGCGGGAGGCCTGGCGCACGGTGCGGACTCCCACAGGAGGGCTGAGCCTGCCTCCGGGATGCCCCTGGTGACAGGTCGCCCTGGCTCGCCTTGACCTGCTATGGACCGCCGCCCAGCAATCCATGGGCATCCGGCATAGCCTGGAAGAGGTCACCGCCATGAAGTGGAGAACCCTGCTCTGTCCTGTCGTCCTTGTTCTGAGCGCCTGCTCGGAGTCCCCTGACCCCGAGCCCACCCCGCGACGTCCGCTGAAGGCCGTCCTGTTCCCATACATCCCTGACTCCGCGGGGGACAGCTTCGCCAGCCTGGAGCAGCGGCTTGAGGCGGACTTCGAGCGGGCCCATCCGGACATCGACCTGGACGTCGTGTTCGACGCCAATCTGGATGTCTATGACCTGAACGAAGGGGGAACGCTGAACCAGCTCCTCGGGGCGGGGGAGGGGGCCGCCCAGGTGGTGGAGGTGGACACGCTGCTGCTGGGCTCGCTCGTGTCGAAGGGGTGGATCCAGCCCGTCGCGCTGGAGGCGGGCGTCACGCATCCCGCGGCCGAGGAGGCCGTCCGCATCTCCGGTCAGGACTACGGCGTGCCCACCTACCTGTGCACCAAGGTCGTCTATTCGCGGAGCACGAACATCCGGTCCGCCACCGACGGCGCCTCGCTGGTTCGGATCCTCCGTGAGGTGTCTCCCGGCAAGCGCCCGCTGGCGATGAACCTCGACGGGAGCTGGACGCTGCCTGCCTCGTACCTGGACGCCTGGGCGGACACGCATCCGGGGGACGCACTGGCCCGCGCCATCTCCCTGCCGCTGGACTCACCGACGATGGGCGCGTTCGCGGAGGTCGTCGACAGCTGCGCGCTCGAGGCGGGCGTCAATCCGTGCCTGGATGGCACCTACGCTGACAACTCGGTGGCGGAGGATGCCTTCGCCGCGGAGCAGGCCAACGGCTTCATGGGCTACACCGAGCGCCTGTTCTACATCCTGAAGGCCCAGCCCTCCATGCCGCTCCCGGAGGTCATCTCGGTGCCGTTCGGCACGGGCTCGGCTCCCGCGGTGTTCGTGGATGCGCTGGTGCTCAACGCGAGCTGCACCGGGACGTGCGCGGAGGACGCCCGGACCTTCACGAAGTTCATGCAGGCCCCGGAGACGCGCAGCCTCATCGCCTTCAGCGAGGATGGCCCCCAGGGCACCCGGCCCCGCTACCTGCTCCAGGCCAGCCGCGCCTTCTATCAGCAGGAGCCCGCGCGCTCCGACCCCATGTACCAGAAGTACGAACCCATCCTGAGCGGAGCACGGCCCTATCCCAGCCAGCACTTCCCCGAGAACCGGAAGGCGCTCCAGGCCGCCCTGCTCGAAGCGCTCCAGTGACAGGCGCGCCGTGAAGGAGCCCCGCTCCTGGGTGAGGGAGCCGGGCCCGGTCTGCGTGCCCCCAGGCCTGCGCTACAGGAAGAGATCGTCCAAGCAGTTCACGGAGATGTCCGTGATGTTGACCGAGCACGACGCCGCCAGGCAGGGCACCAGGGAGAGGATGGGTGCGTTGTTCAAGCGTAACTCCTCGCCCGCCCCCGTCGTGACGGGAGGAGGATGAGGTGCGGAGGTGAGCGCTCGATTCGAAGCAGGAGGAGCGCGTGGGCATGGATTCGAAGGAGCAGGCAGCGAAGCTGAAGCAGGAGGCGGAGGCGCAGCGGGGCCGGGGGGCGCGGTGGAGATTCAGCGAGGACTTCCGCGAGCGGGCGGTGGCGTACCTGAGAGCACGGCAGGCGGAGGGTGGGACGCAAGAGGAAGCGGCGCGGGAGATGGGGCTGTCCTCGTGGACGCTGTCCAGGTGGGGGCGGCGGGCAGGGCCTGTGCGACGCGGACGGCCGGCGCGAGTGTCGCCGGAGACGAGCACCGCAGCCTTCCACCCGGTGGCGGTGAAAGGCGAGGAGTTACGCTTCCGCGAGGTGCAAGCACCTCGTCAGTGGCTGCGCTGTGGCCGACATCACGGTTCCCTCTGTGACCTATCCGGGTTCGGTTGTTTCACAGGCGTTGGCCATGCCTTTCGCCGGTTGAGGCGTCGTGAGAGCCGTGTAAGCATGCCATACAGTCCGAGGTTGCGGTCGGGGATGTCAGGGAGGGAATCAGCCGCGCAAGGGCCCGAGGACGCGCAGCAGGCATACCAAGCGCATTCCCTGCAGCAGCGACTGCACTGGCTGGAGCTGGATGTCTTGCGCCCTCCCAGCAAGCAGCTGCGGTGCTCCTTCCTGGAAGGCTTCTCCCTGCACGCCAACACGCACCTGCACGCCAATGATCGGCAGGGGCTGGAGCGGCTGTGCCGTTATGGAGCGCGCGGCGCGTTGGCGCTGGAGCGTTTGTCACGAGCGGAGGACGGCCGCATTGCTTGGCGGATGAAGCGTCCGTTGCCAGACGGCACCACACACCTCTTCTTCACCGGACTGGAACTCTTACGTCGCGTGGCGTCCCTGATACCTCCGCCTCGGTCGAACCTCACGAGGTTTCACGGTGTCTTCGCTCCGGGCGCGAAACTCCGGCCATTTCTGCTCCCTCAAGCGGAGGCAGAGGCGAAGCCGGAAGAGGCAAGCGAGCCGCCTTTAGCAGCGACGGGGCAGGAGCCGACCCAGGAGCGCACGCCGCGGCTGGATTGGGCCGGGTTGCTGCGCAG harbors:
- a CDS encoding transposase, whose translation is MSGRESAAQGPEDAQQAYQAHSLQQRLHWLELDVLRPPSKQLRCSFLEGFSLHANTHLHANDRQGLERLCRYGARGALALERLSRAEDGRIAWRMKRPLPDGTTHLFFTGLELLRRVASLIPPPRSNLTRFHGVFAPGAKLRPFLLPQAEAEAKPEEASEPPLAATGQEPTQERTPRLDWAGLLRRSFALDVFACGRCGGRRRVLAYLTAPSGVRAILEHLGLPTLPGRLAPARGPPQNAWR
- a CDS encoding extracellular solute-binding protein, with amino-acid sequence MKWRTLLCPVVLVLSACSESPDPEPTPRRPLKAVLFPYIPDSAGDSFASLEQRLEADFERAHPDIDLDVVFDANLDVYDLNEGGTLNQLLGAGEGAAQVVEVDTLLLGSLVSKGWIQPVALEAGVTHPAAEEAVRISGQDYGVPTYLCTKVVYSRSTNIRSATDGASLVRILREVSPGKRPLAMNLDGSWTLPASYLDAWADTHPGDALARAISLPLDSPTMGAFAEVVDSCALEAGVNPCLDGTYADNSVAEDAFAAEQANGFMGYTERLFYILKAQPSMPLPEVISVPFGTGSAPAVFVDALVLNASCTGTCAEDARTFTKFMQAPETRSLIAFSEDGPQGTRPRYLLQASRAFYQQEPARSDPMYQKYEPILSGARPYPSQHFPENRKALQAALLEALQ